From the Phyllopteryx taeniolatus isolate TA_2022b chromosome 20, UOR_Ptae_1.2, whole genome shotgun sequence genome, one window contains:
- the mybl1 gene encoding myb-related protein A isoform X1, with amino-acid sequence MDKVRSSRSHDKDEEPHSTDTDTKERSKDKKVLCKVKWSRDEDEKLKKLVEQHGTETWKLIANYFPGRTDGQCQHRWQKVLNPELVKGPWTKEEDQKVIDLVHKYGPKRWSVIAKHLQGRIGKQCRERWHNHLNPEVKKSSWTQEEDRIIYEAHKRLGNRWAEISKLLPGRTDNSIKNHWNSTMRRKVEHEGYLQDVSAKTCTSSHGGGGGGGKRRHHSPGPPPTPAEAQRCDRSPLAPVTAPNQMAGYHFAAQGSHLMDTSGFIPPPCPDDPDREQRIKELELLLMSAESEVRRRGPCNLEQYSAWSDGVQDTASSSSLEAQADRRSWSEPENPRGDPGQLPASPSRFLAVEASTVLSTLQTIRDFAETMDLIDSMCFALQDPAAWSDVASFDLSETAAAPRHDQAVFASLLQERTADASAGFSVHAACPTTSTAKASATRRRRRERGEPSPLCDRTYGSFLENISNSPKRTHSKSLPFTPSRFCNVSAAEHLNLENPALTSTPVCGQKCLLSTPLHKESTPKHQKENDGSRTPKFRKTIMIPTPRTPTPFKNALAAQEKMHGPLKMEPQPLAFLEEDIREVLKQETGADIFNRATVLQPDYRAWKQNMEGPARKVRKSLVLDPWGKDCLSVQLFQDQLNNAQVLDDSLLSSSSLSSPTSEQQQQHGEAAEQECVHPLTERRETPSVSSQHSRRFVEKTTHRAAKQVSEWEAVVYGKTEDQLSVTEQARQYLIAYPSPGGPSPRALVL; translated from the exons CCACGACAAGGACGAAGAGCCGCACTCCACAGATACCGACACGAAAGAGAGGAGCAAAGACAAGAAGGTTTTGTGCAAAGTGAAGTGGTCCCGTGATGAG GACGAAAAGCTGAAAAAGCTGGTGGAGCAACATGGCACAGAAACTTGGAAATTAATAGCCAACTATTTTCCC GGGAGGACAGATGGCCAGTGTCAGCACCGCTGGCAGAAGGTGCTCAACCCTGAGCTGGTGAAAGGCCCGTGGACAAAGGAGGAGGATCAGAAG GTGATCGACCTGGTGCACAAGTACGGCCCCAAGCGCTGGTCGGTGATCGCCAAGCACCTGCAGGGCCGCATCGGAAAGCAGTGCCGCGAGCGCTGGCACAACCACCTCAACCCCGAGGTGAAGAAGTCGTCGTGGACGCAGGAGGAGGACCGGATCATCTACGAGGCCCACAAGCGACTGGGCAACCGCTGGGCCGAGATCTCCAAACTCCTTCCCGGACG GACGGACAACTCCATCAAGAACCACTGGAACTCCACCATGAGGAGGAAAGTGGAGCACGAAGGCTACCTGCAGGACGTCAGCGCCAAGACGTGCACGTCCTCCcacggtggcggcggcggcggcggcaagaGGCGCCATCACTCGCCAGGTCCTCCTCCGACACCCGCCGAGGCGCAGCGCTGCGACCGGAGCCCCCTGGCCCCTGTGACGGCACCCAACCAG ATGGCAGGCTATCATTTTGCTGCTCAAGGATCCCACCTGATGGACACTTCAGGTTTCATTCCG CCGCCCTGCCCGGATGATCCCGACAGAGAGCAAAGAATTAAGGAGCTCGAGCTGCTGCTTATGTCAGCCGAGAGCGAAGTCCGGCGCAGAGGTCCATGT AACTTGGAACAATACTCGGCCTGGTCGGACGGCGTGCAGGATACGGCGAGCAGCAGCAGCCTGGAGGCGCAGGCCGACAGGAGGTCCTGGTCAGAGCCGGAGAACCCGCGAGGAGACCCCGGCCAGCTGCCCGCGTCCCCCAGCAGGTTCCTGGCTGTGGAGGCCAGCACGGTGTTGTCCACCCTGCAGACCATACGCGACTTCGCGGAGACCATGGATCTCATCGATTCG ATGTGTTTTGCCCTGCAGGACCCGGCGGCATGGAGCGACGTGGCCAGTTTCGACCTCTCTGAGACGGCGGCGGCGCCCCGGCACGACCAGGCCGTCTTTGCCTCGCTCCTTCAGGAGAGGACGGCTGACGCTTCGGCCGGCTTCTCAGTGCACGCGGCCTGCCCGACCACCTCCACCGCCAAGGCGTCCGcgaccaggaggaggaggagagagcgAGGCGAGCCGTCACCTCTGTGCGACAGGACCTACGGCTCctttttggaaaacatttcCAATTCGCCAAAGAGGACGCACAGCAAGTCGCTGCCGTTCACGCCGTCGCGG TTCTGTAACGTATCAGCGGCGGAGCATCTGAACTTGGAGAACCCGGCGCTCACCTCCACGCCTGTGTGCGGCCAAAAGTGCCTCCTCAGCACGCCGCTTCACAAAGAATCTACCCCCAAGCACCAGAAAGAGAACGATGG TTCGAGGACACCCAAGTTTCGTAAAACGATCATGATTCCAACACCGAGGACGCCGACGCCCTTCAAGAACGCTTTGGCGGCGCAGGAGAAAATGCACGGCCCGCTAAAGATGGAG ccaCAGCCATTGGCTTTTCTGGAAGAGGACATTCGCGAGGTTCTGAAGCAGGAGACTGGGGCCGACATCTTTAACAGAGCGACTGTTTTGCAGCCTGACTACAGAGCGTGGAAACAAAAC ATGGAAGGTCCAGCGAGAAAAGTGCGCAAGTCCCTGGTGCTGGACCCCTGGGGGAAAGACTGCCTTAGTGTGCAGCTGTTCCAGGATCAGCTCAATAATGCACAA GTTCTGGATGACAGTCTCCTGTCCAGCTCCTCTCTCAGCTCCCCGACCtccgagcagcagcagcagcatgggGAGGCGGCGGAGCAGGAATGTGTTCATCCTTTGACGGAGCGGCGGGAGACTCCTTCGGTATCATCGCAGCACTCTCGCCGCTTCGTCGAGAAGACGACCCACAGAGCCGCCAAACAG GTGAGCGAGTGGGAAGCGGTGGTCTACGGTAAGACGGAGGACCAGCTGAGCGTGACGGAGCAGGCCCGCCAGTACCTGATCGCGTACCCGTCGCCTGGCGGCCCCTCCCCTAGGGCCCTTGTACTATAG
- the mybl1 gene encoding myb-related protein A isoform X3 encodes MDKVRSSRSHDKDEEPHSTDTDTKERSKDKKVLCKVKWSRDEDEKLKKLVEQHGTETWKLIANYFPGRTDGQCQHRWQKVLNPELVKGPWTKEEDQKVIDLVHKYGPKRWSVIAKHLQGRIGKQCRERWHNHLNPEVKKSSWTQEEDRIIYEAHKRLGNRWAEISKLLPGRTDNSIKNHWNSTMRRKVEHEGYLQDVSAKTCTSSHGGGGGGGKRRHHSPGPPPTPAEAQRCDRSPLAPVTAPNQMAGYHFAAQGSHLMDTSGFIPNLEQYSAWSDGVQDTASSSSLEAQADRRSWSEPENPRGDPGQLPASPSRFLAVEASTVLSTLQTIRDFAETMDLIDSMCFALQDPAAWSDVASFDLSETAAAPRHDQAVFASLLQERTADASAGFSVHAACPTTSTAKASATRRRRRERGEPSPLCDRTYGSFLENISNSPKRTHSKSLPFTPSRFCNVSAAEHLNLENPALTSTPVCGQKCLLSTPLHKESTPKHQKENDGSRTPKFRKTIMIPTPRTPTPFKNALAAQEKMHGPLKMEPQPLAFLEEDIREVLKQETGADIFNRATVLQPDYRAWKQNMEGPARKVRKSLVLDPWGKDCLSVQLFQDQLNNAQVLDDSLLSSSSLSSPTSEQQQQHGEAAEQECVHPLTERRETPSVSSQHSRRFVEKTTHRAAKQVSEWEAVVYGKTEDQLSVTEQARQYLIAYPSPGGPSPRALVL; translated from the exons CCACGACAAGGACGAAGAGCCGCACTCCACAGATACCGACACGAAAGAGAGGAGCAAAGACAAGAAGGTTTTGTGCAAAGTGAAGTGGTCCCGTGATGAG GACGAAAAGCTGAAAAAGCTGGTGGAGCAACATGGCACAGAAACTTGGAAATTAATAGCCAACTATTTTCCC GGGAGGACAGATGGCCAGTGTCAGCACCGCTGGCAGAAGGTGCTCAACCCTGAGCTGGTGAAAGGCCCGTGGACAAAGGAGGAGGATCAGAAG GTGATCGACCTGGTGCACAAGTACGGCCCCAAGCGCTGGTCGGTGATCGCCAAGCACCTGCAGGGCCGCATCGGAAAGCAGTGCCGCGAGCGCTGGCACAACCACCTCAACCCCGAGGTGAAGAAGTCGTCGTGGACGCAGGAGGAGGACCGGATCATCTACGAGGCCCACAAGCGACTGGGCAACCGCTGGGCCGAGATCTCCAAACTCCTTCCCGGACG GACGGACAACTCCATCAAGAACCACTGGAACTCCACCATGAGGAGGAAAGTGGAGCACGAAGGCTACCTGCAGGACGTCAGCGCCAAGACGTGCACGTCCTCCcacggtggcggcggcggcggcggcaagaGGCGCCATCACTCGCCAGGTCCTCCTCCGACACCCGCCGAGGCGCAGCGCTGCGACCGGAGCCCCCTGGCCCCTGTGACGGCACCCAACCAG ATGGCAGGCTATCATTTTGCTGCTCAAGGATCCCACCTGATGGACACTTCAGGTTTCATTCCG AACTTGGAACAATACTCGGCCTGGTCGGACGGCGTGCAGGATACGGCGAGCAGCAGCAGCCTGGAGGCGCAGGCCGACAGGAGGTCCTGGTCAGAGCCGGAGAACCCGCGAGGAGACCCCGGCCAGCTGCCCGCGTCCCCCAGCAGGTTCCTGGCTGTGGAGGCCAGCACGGTGTTGTCCACCCTGCAGACCATACGCGACTTCGCGGAGACCATGGATCTCATCGATTCG ATGTGTTTTGCCCTGCAGGACCCGGCGGCATGGAGCGACGTGGCCAGTTTCGACCTCTCTGAGACGGCGGCGGCGCCCCGGCACGACCAGGCCGTCTTTGCCTCGCTCCTTCAGGAGAGGACGGCTGACGCTTCGGCCGGCTTCTCAGTGCACGCGGCCTGCCCGACCACCTCCACCGCCAAGGCGTCCGcgaccaggaggaggaggagagagcgAGGCGAGCCGTCACCTCTGTGCGACAGGACCTACGGCTCctttttggaaaacatttcCAATTCGCCAAAGAGGACGCACAGCAAGTCGCTGCCGTTCACGCCGTCGCGG TTCTGTAACGTATCAGCGGCGGAGCATCTGAACTTGGAGAACCCGGCGCTCACCTCCACGCCTGTGTGCGGCCAAAAGTGCCTCCTCAGCACGCCGCTTCACAAAGAATCTACCCCCAAGCACCAGAAAGAGAACGATGG TTCGAGGACACCCAAGTTTCGTAAAACGATCATGATTCCAACACCGAGGACGCCGACGCCCTTCAAGAACGCTTTGGCGGCGCAGGAGAAAATGCACGGCCCGCTAAAGATGGAG ccaCAGCCATTGGCTTTTCTGGAAGAGGACATTCGCGAGGTTCTGAAGCAGGAGACTGGGGCCGACATCTTTAACAGAGCGACTGTTTTGCAGCCTGACTACAGAGCGTGGAAACAAAAC ATGGAAGGTCCAGCGAGAAAAGTGCGCAAGTCCCTGGTGCTGGACCCCTGGGGGAAAGACTGCCTTAGTGTGCAGCTGTTCCAGGATCAGCTCAATAATGCACAA GTTCTGGATGACAGTCTCCTGTCCAGCTCCTCTCTCAGCTCCCCGACCtccgagcagcagcagcagcatgggGAGGCGGCGGAGCAGGAATGTGTTCATCCTTTGACGGAGCGGCGGGAGACTCCTTCGGTATCATCGCAGCACTCTCGCCGCTTCGTCGAGAAGACGACCCACAGAGCCGCCAAACAG GTGAGCGAGTGGGAAGCGGTGGTCTACGGTAAGACGGAGGACCAGCTGAGCGTGACGGAGCAGGCCCGCCAGTACCTGATCGCGTACCCGTCGCCTGGCGGCCCCTCCCCTAGGGCCCTTGTACTATAG
- the mybl1 gene encoding myb-related protein A isoform X2: protein MDKVRSSRSHDKDEEPHSTDTDTKERSKDKKVLCKVKWSRDEDEKLKKLVEQHGTETWKLIANYFPGRTDGQCQHRWQKVLNPELVKGPWTKEEDQKVIDLVHKYGPKRWSVIAKHLQGRIGKQCRERWHNHLNPEVKKSSWTQEEDRIIYEAHKRLGNRWAEISKLLPGRTDNSIKNHWNSTMRRKVEHEGYLQDVSAKTCTSSHGGGGGGGKRRHHSPGPPPTPAEAQRCDRSPLAPVTAPNQMAGYHFAAQGSHLMDTSGFIPPPCPDDPDREQRIKELELLLMSAESEVRRRGPCNLEQYSAWSDGVQDTASSSSLEAQADRRSWSEPENPRGDPGQLPASPSRFLAVEASTVLSTLQTIRDFAETMDLIDSDPAAWSDVASFDLSETAAAPRHDQAVFASLLQERTADASAGFSVHAACPTTSTAKASATRRRRRERGEPSPLCDRTYGSFLENISNSPKRTHSKSLPFTPSRFCNVSAAEHLNLENPALTSTPVCGQKCLLSTPLHKESTPKHQKENDGSRTPKFRKTIMIPTPRTPTPFKNALAAQEKMHGPLKMEPQPLAFLEEDIREVLKQETGADIFNRATVLQPDYRAWKQNMEGPARKVRKSLVLDPWGKDCLSVQLFQDQLNNAQVLDDSLLSSSSLSSPTSEQQQQHGEAAEQECVHPLTERRETPSVSSQHSRRFVEKTTHRAAKQVSEWEAVVYGKTEDQLSVTEQARQYLIAYPSPGGPSPRALVL from the exons CCACGACAAGGACGAAGAGCCGCACTCCACAGATACCGACACGAAAGAGAGGAGCAAAGACAAGAAGGTTTTGTGCAAAGTGAAGTGGTCCCGTGATGAG GACGAAAAGCTGAAAAAGCTGGTGGAGCAACATGGCACAGAAACTTGGAAATTAATAGCCAACTATTTTCCC GGGAGGACAGATGGCCAGTGTCAGCACCGCTGGCAGAAGGTGCTCAACCCTGAGCTGGTGAAAGGCCCGTGGACAAAGGAGGAGGATCAGAAG GTGATCGACCTGGTGCACAAGTACGGCCCCAAGCGCTGGTCGGTGATCGCCAAGCACCTGCAGGGCCGCATCGGAAAGCAGTGCCGCGAGCGCTGGCACAACCACCTCAACCCCGAGGTGAAGAAGTCGTCGTGGACGCAGGAGGAGGACCGGATCATCTACGAGGCCCACAAGCGACTGGGCAACCGCTGGGCCGAGATCTCCAAACTCCTTCCCGGACG GACGGACAACTCCATCAAGAACCACTGGAACTCCACCATGAGGAGGAAAGTGGAGCACGAAGGCTACCTGCAGGACGTCAGCGCCAAGACGTGCACGTCCTCCcacggtggcggcggcggcggcggcaagaGGCGCCATCACTCGCCAGGTCCTCCTCCGACACCCGCCGAGGCGCAGCGCTGCGACCGGAGCCCCCTGGCCCCTGTGACGGCACCCAACCAG ATGGCAGGCTATCATTTTGCTGCTCAAGGATCCCACCTGATGGACACTTCAGGTTTCATTCCG CCGCCCTGCCCGGATGATCCCGACAGAGAGCAAAGAATTAAGGAGCTCGAGCTGCTGCTTATGTCAGCCGAGAGCGAAGTCCGGCGCAGAGGTCCATGT AACTTGGAACAATACTCGGCCTGGTCGGACGGCGTGCAGGATACGGCGAGCAGCAGCAGCCTGGAGGCGCAGGCCGACAGGAGGTCCTGGTCAGAGCCGGAGAACCCGCGAGGAGACCCCGGCCAGCTGCCCGCGTCCCCCAGCAGGTTCCTGGCTGTGGAGGCCAGCACGGTGTTGTCCACCCTGCAGACCATACGCGACTTCGCGGAGACCATGGATCTCATCGATTCG GACCCGGCGGCATGGAGCGACGTGGCCAGTTTCGACCTCTCTGAGACGGCGGCGGCGCCCCGGCACGACCAGGCCGTCTTTGCCTCGCTCCTTCAGGAGAGGACGGCTGACGCTTCGGCCGGCTTCTCAGTGCACGCGGCCTGCCCGACCACCTCCACCGCCAAGGCGTCCGcgaccaggaggaggaggagagagcgAGGCGAGCCGTCACCTCTGTGCGACAGGACCTACGGCTCctttttggaaaacatttcCAATTCGCCAAAGAGGACGCACAGCAAGTCGCTGCCGTTCACGCCGTCGCGG TTCTGTAACGTATCAGCGGCGGAGCATCTGAACTTGGAGAACCCGGCGCTCACCTCCACGCCTGTGTGCGGCCAAAAGTGCCTCCTCAGCACGCCGCTTCACAAAGAATCTACCCCCAAGCACCAGAAAGAGAACGATGG TTCGAGGACACCCAAGTTTCGTAAAACGATCATGATTCCAACACCGAGGACGCCGACGCCCTTCAAGAACGCTTTGGCGGCGCAGGAGAAAATGCACGGCCCGCTAAAGATGGAG ccaCAGCCATTGGCTTTTCTGGAAGAGGACATTCGCGAGGTTCTGAAGCAGGAGACTGGGGCCGACATCTTTAACAGAGCGACTGTTTTGCAGCCTGACTACAGAGCGTGGAAACAAAAC ATGGAAGGTCCAGCGAGAAAAGTGCGCAAGTCCCTGGTGCTGGACCCCTGGGGGAAAGACTGCCTTAGTGTGCAGCTGTTCCAGGATCAGCTCAATAATGCACAA GTTCTGGATGACAGTCTCCTGTCCAGCTCCTCTCTCAGCTCCCCGACCtccgagcagcagcagcagcatgggGAGGCGGCGGAGCAGGAATGTGTTCATCCTTTGACGGAGCGGCGGGAGACTCCTTCGGTATCATCGCAGCACTCTCGCCGCTTCGTCGAGAAGACGACCCACAGAGCCGCCAAACAG GTGAGCGAGTGGGAAGCGGTGGTCTACGGTAAGACGGAGGACCAGCTGAGCGTGACGGAGCAGGCCCGCCAGTACCTGATCGCGTACCCGTCGCCTGGCGGCCCCTCCCCTAGGGCCCTTGTACTATAG
- the si:dkey-97a13.12 gene encoding uncharacterized protein si:dkey-97a13.12, with amino-acid sequence MERFFMHELIASGRCSVSGCSGLAGRVFNLRCATLPVRRQSDASRLREMQRIYMHSHHEHLEVFTTVLTPQGRHPCRGNDDKMVVVHSYSPHWPDELELSAGDVIVVLSQDCSGRWFGRLQDGQQGYFPGSCVLELGQENLAPKARMRRRSSSQRAASSSGGDGGCVRRNSASGHVLQALRRRSPSGGEGQDPSPAPPRRPPPAPQEPGSPHGTPQMQRSPGLLHRILSRCRRRSECQGATNGAFEGD; translated from the exons atggagAGATTCTTCATG CATGAACTCATTGCCAGCGGCCGTTGCTCAGTGAGTGGCTGCAGCGGATTAGCGGGGCGGGTGTTTAATTTGCGCTGCGCGACACTGCCCGTGCGGCGCCAGTCTGACGCCAGCCGCCTCAGGGAGATGCAGCGCATCTACATGCACAGCCACCACGAGCACTTGGAGGTGTTCACCACCGTGCTCACGCCGCAAG GCCGACATCCATGCCGAGGAAACGACGACAAG ATGGTGGTGGTGCACAGCTACAGCCCCCACTGGCCCGACGAGCTGGAGCTGTCTGCCGGTGACGTCATCGTGGTTCTGTCCCAGGACTGTTCGGGTCGCTGGTTCGGACGCCTGCAGGACGGCCAGCAGGGATACTTCCCCGGCTCCTGCGTCCTGGAGCTCGGCCAG GAAAACCTTGCGCCTAAAGCTCGTATGAGGAGGAGAAGTTCGTCCCAAAGAGCCGCGTCGTCCTCGGGCGGTGACGGAGGATGCGTACGGCGCAACAGTGCGAG TGGTCACGTTCTGCAGGCTCTCCGGAGGAGGAGCCCCTCAGGAGGAGAAGGCCAGGACCCCAGCCCGGCCCCTCCGCGGAGACCCCCCCCGGCCCCCCAGGAACCCGGCAGCCCCCACGGCACCCCTCAGATGCAACGCTCCCCGGGCCTGCTGCACAGGATCCTGTCCAGGTGCCGCAGGAGGAGCGAATGTCAGGGAGCCACCAACGGGGCCTTTGAGGGGGACTAA
- the rrs1 gene encoding ribosome biogenesis regulatory protein homolog, whose protein sequence is MIRPGSCSVFIYTRAKKLLLTTSNMAEAVPCNVDELLAQAERDEAEKRRSIAVDKELELDFDLGNLLACDKNRVDRRDLTADFLRSLARDNTQLLINELWKLPTERLQEAVVVKLPDPTTSLPREKPQPKPRPPTKWEQFAKLKGINKKKKTNLVWDETAKEWRRRWGYKRAKDDTKEWIIEVPETADPNEDQFAKRVVAKKERVAKNELNRLRNIARAQKIKVPGVGLTPVAKQSKDELVQAASVARTSTASVGKFQEGLPKEKPTKGTGMKRKFQPVVGDFSTEKNKQLELLKAMESKRPKLNVTKAVNKQMREEDREEAAARNNKRSKQAGRKGRRDNAAAGKGKGKRGARGKPAGGKPQRGRASAGKKSKPGKR, encoded by the exons ATGATTCGGCCCGGAAGTTGTAGTGTTTTCATATACACACGTGCGAAGAAGCTGTTACTGACTACTTCCAATATGGCCGAAGCTGTTCCGTGTAACGTCGACGAGCTCCTCGCTCAGGCGGAGCGCGACGAGGCGGAGAAGCGCCGCAGCATCGCCGTGGACAAGGAGCTGGAGCTGGACTTCGACTTGGGCAACCTGCTGGCTTGCGACAAGAACCGCGTGGATCGTCGCGACTTGACCGCGGACTTCCTGCGCTCGCTGGCTCGCGACAACACGCAGCTTCTCATCAACGAGCTGTGGAAGCTACCTACTGAGAGGCTCCAGGAGGCCGTGGTGGTCAAACTACCCGACCCGACTACCTCCTTACCCCGGGAGAAACCGCAGCCCAAGCCCCGACCTCCGACCAAG TGGGAGCAGTTCGCCAAGCTGAAGGGCatcaacaagaagaagaagaccaaCCTGGTGTGGGATGAGACGGCCAAAGAATGGCGGCGGCGGTGGGGCTACAAGCGGGCCAAGGACGACACCAAGGAGTGGATCATCGAGGTCCCGGAGACCGCCGACCCCAACGAGGACCAGTTCGCCAAGCGGGTCGTCGCCAAAAAGGAGCGGGTGGCCAAGAACGAGCTCAACCGGCTGCGGAACATCGCCCGGGCACAGAAAATCAAGGTCCCCGGCGTGGGCCTGACTCCTGTCGCCAAGCAGTCCAAGGACGAGCTGGTCCAAGCTGCCAGTGTGGCGCGGACCTCCACTGCCTCGGTTGGGAAGTTCCAGGAGGGGTTGCCCAAGGAGAAGCCGACCAAGGGAACCG GCATGAAGCGCAAGTTCCAGCCGGTCGTGGGCGACTTCTCCACGGAGAAGAACAAGCAGCTGGAGCTCCTCAAGGCCATGGAGAGCAAGAGGCCCAAGCTGAACGTCACCAAAGCGGTCAACAAGCAGATGAGGGAGGAGGACCGAGAGGAAGCCGCAGCCAGGAACAACAAGAGGAGCAAGCAGGCCGGCAGGAAGGGACGCAGGGATAATGCGGCGGCCGGCAAGGGGAAAGGCAAGAGGGGTGCTCGGGGGAAACCTGCGGGAGGGAAACCTCAACGAGGAAGAGCTTCGGCCGGGAAGAAGTCCAAACCTGGGAAGCGATGA